The Propionispora vibrioides genome segment GCCCGTCACTGGACGGGGTGGCGGGTGTACTATCTCATTCTGGCCGACTCGACCGGACGTATCCGCAGTGCCTACCGGCTGAAAGGCATCAGCCTCGGTACCGATTTTGTGCCGGACAAACGGTTTACCTTTAGTGAGATTGCCGAACTGCTGGTCGACTATGGACAGCGAGCAAAACTAACCCTTCAAGAGACTGCCCAGCTTCGCGCTGCCGAAGAGGTTCACCGGAAACTGGCGGCATTGCAAGCCGCTCAGGCGGTCTGACACCAACATAAAGGAGAATCAACGATCATGAACCAGGAGAAATATCCGGTTACTTATGGCCGGAATCTGCTAACCACCTTAACTGACAGTAAAGAAAACTGGCTGATTGTTACCGATCCAGTCATCTGGGAAAAGCTGAAAGGACAGGTTAAGCAAGACGCGATTCAGCTCTATTTCGTTACTACCATGGAGAAAAAGGTCATGGAGGAAGAAGTCAAAACCCTGTCGGGCTTTACGCAGGTGCTGGGCCTGGGCGGTGGCATGGCTGCCGATGCGGCTAAGCTGTGGGCGACCGCTCATCAGGTGCCCTTATACCAGATGCCGACCGCCTTATCGGTCAATGCTTTTCTTTGCTACAAGACAGCGGTCCGCTATGACCATGTCGTTAAATACGAAGGCGACATTCTGCCGAAAGAGATATTGATTGATTTTGATATCCTGGAGCAGGCACCGAGGCATTTAAATTTGTCCGGTGTCGGCGACTTGTTAAGCTGCCTGACCGCTAGTTACGACTGGAAGATCAATGCCTTAATCACCAAATCCCACGCCTTTGACCAGCGAATCTATGATGAAACGCAAGAAATGCTGGACCTACTAGCCGAGTATATGGGCGATATCGTACAGAACAAGGAGCCGGGTCTGC includes the following:
- a CDS encoding transcriptional regulator GutM, encoding MDSLSLEALLVYLFILILLQGLLGIYQLKKITRTLGRLQKLGICGCGMARHWTGWRVYYLILADSTGRIRSAYRLKGISLGTDFVPDKRFTFSEIAELLVDYGQRAKLTLQETAQLRAAEEVHRKLAALQAAQAV
- a CDS encoding iron-containing alcohol dehydrogenase, which translates into the protein MNQEKYPVTYGRNLLTTLTDSKENWLIVTDPVIWEKLKGQVKQDAIQLYFVTTMEKKVMEEEVKTLSGFTQVLGLGGGMAADAAKLWATAHQVPLYQMPTALSVNAFLCYKTAVRYDHVVKYEGDILPKEILIDFDILEQAPRHLNLSGVGDLLSCLTASYDWKINALITKSHAFDQRIYDETQEMLDLLAEYMGDIVQNKEPGLRFIVRAYKEIAEHSYRMRHTMWEDGSEHNVFMNLERITGRQFLHGQAVCLGVYFMSAFQDNQHERAVSLIQRSELDIRPQALQVTIDDIRQALLTLNQFVRDQHIRYSICNAKAVTAEWVEEILAKYQRDFPVG